Proteins encoded in a region of the Melospiza georgiana isolate bMelGeo1 chromosome 2, bMelGeo1.pri, whole genome shotgun sequence genome:
- the CPOX gene encoding oxygen-dependent coproporphyrinogen-III oxidase, mitochondrial, translated as MAAAARLFRGAARGPPALAFTRALGSALPGPVSRGARRFALAAAGTLGGLGLALGLWRRQAALAAAREDEEEKELRQRFMAPPVSGLGELRRRRRELRSRMEVLIMETQAEMCRALADLDPGASFAVDSWERKEGGGGISCVLQDGEVFEKAGVNVSVVSGFLSEEAARQMRSRGKSLKAKDGKLPFCAMGVSSVIHPKNPHVPTMHFNYRYFEIEEADGTKQWWFGGGTDLTPTYLNEEDAVHFHKTLKEACDKHDLKLYPKYKKWCDDYFYIKHRGERRGIGGIFFDDVDSPSKEEVFQFVKSCAKAVVPCYIPIVKKHCHDSFTPEEKLWQQLRRGRYVEFNLVYDRGTKFGLLTPGSRIESILMSLPLTARWEYMHNPPESSKEAEMLEVLRNPKDWVH; from the exons ATGGCGGCGGCAGCGCGCTTGTTCCGTGGGGCCGCCCGTGGCCCGCCGGCCCTCGCCTTTACCCGGGCACTGGGCTCCGCGCTGCCGGGGCCGGTGAGCCGGGGGGCGCGGCGGTTCGCGCTGGCGGCCGCAGGGACGCTGGGCGGGCTGGGGCTGGCGCTGGGGCTGTGGCGGCGGCAAGCCGCATTGGCGGCAGCCCgggaggacgaggaggagaaGGAACTACGGCAGCGGTTCATGGCGCCGCCGGTGAGCGGGCTCGGGGagctgcggcggcggcggcgggagctgCGGAGCCGCATGGAGGTGCTCATCATGGAGACGCAGGCGGAGATGTGTCGCGCCCTGGCCGACCTGGACCCCGGCGCCTCCTTCGCCGTTGACagctgggaaaggaaggaag GCGGAGGCGGCATCAGCTGCGTGCTGCAGGATGGCGAGGTCTTCGAGAAGGCGGGTGTGAACGTGTCCGTCGTGTCCGGGTTCCTGTCCGAGGAAGCAGCGCGGCAGATGCGAAGCAGAGGGAAGTCTCTGAAGGCCAAGGACG GGAAGCTGCCTTTTTGCGCCATGGGTGTGAGCTCTGTTATCCATCCAAAGAATCCTCATGTTCCAACCATGCACTTCAACTACAGATACTTTGAAATTGAAGAAGCAGATG GAACTAAACAGTGGTGGTTTGGTGGTGGGACTGACCTCACTCCAACTTACCTGAATGAAGAGGATGCTGTTCATTTTCACAAGACTCTGAAAGAAGCCTGTGACAAGCATGATCTAAAGCTGTATCCCAAGTACAAGAAATG GTGTGACGACTACTTCTATATCAAGCACCGTGGTGAGCGTAGAGGGATTGGAGGCATATTCTTTGATGATGTGGACTCTCCTTCCAAGGAGGAAGTATTCCAGTTTGTAAAGAGTTGTGCCAAAGCTGTTGTGCCTTGTTACATTCCCATTGTGAAAAAGCACTGCCATGACTCCTTCACACCAGAGGAAAAGCTATGGCAACAGCTTCGGAGAGGACG GTATGTAGAGTTCAACTTGGTTTATGACAGAGGTACAAAGTTTGGCCTTCTGACACCAGGATCAAGAATCGAAAGCATTCTTATGTCTCTGCCACTGACTGCAAG GTGGGAATACATGCACAACCCACCAGAGAGCTCGAAAGAAGCAGAAATGCTGGAGGTTCTTCGAAATCCCAAAGACTGGGTGCACTGA